In Desulfocurvus vexinensis DSM 17965, the following are encoded in one genomic region:
- a CDS encoding response regulator has translation MRVLLVDDEHELVCALAERLGFRGVEADYAVCAEQALELARARAYDIAVLDVKRPGMGGLELHQRLRAMQPDLRAVFLTGHGSELDFAAGAARGEAYLVKPVGIETLMETFARIMGPGAARQGGASHD, from the coding sequence ATGCGAGTACTGCTAGTGGACGACGAGCACGAACTGGTCTGCGCCCTGGCCGAGCGGCTGGGTTTCCGGGGCGTGGAGGCCGACTACGCGGTCTGCGCCGAGCAGGCCCTGGAGCTGGCGCGCGCGCGGGCCTACGACATCGCCGTGCTGGACGTGAAAAGGCCCGGCATGGGCGGGCTGGAGCTGCACCAGCGGCTGCGCGCCATGCAGCCGGACCTGCGCGCCGTGTTCCTCACCGGGCACGGCTCGGAGCTGGACTTCGCCGCCGGGGCCGCCCGGGGCGAGGCCTATCTGGTCAAGCCCGTGGGCATCGAAACGCTGATGGAAACGTTTGCGCGGATCATGGGCCCCGGGGCCGCGCGGCAGGGAGGCGCAAGCCATGACTGA
- a CDS encoding histidine kinase dimerization/phospho-acceptor domain-containing protein, producing MTDVDWRTLGPMGLAYFGRMCAGVSHELKNSLAMINENAGLMQDLAVLAGHGQPLDPQRLAVAVERIARHVQRANAVIGTLNRFAHLPDEPCHTVDLREAAALALGLHRRQAAQARVELALAPGDPVPLATRPFLLAGALHLCLCAVLEAGAGPVAVDAAAAPGGGEVIFTGAGPGVALPAGPEADALLAALDARCALEGGALRLTLARLSAIH from the coding sequence ATGACTGACGTGGACTGGCGGACCCTGGGCCCCATGGGTCTGGCCTATTTCGGGCGCATGTGCGCCGGGGTCTCGCACGAGTTGAAGAATTCCCTGGCGATGATCAACGAGAACGCGGGGCTGATGCAGGACCTTGCGGTCCTGGCCGGCCACGGCCAGCCCCTGGACCCGCAGCGCCTGGCCGTGGCCGTGGAGCGCATCGCGCGGCATGTGCAGCGGGCCAACGCGGTCATCGGCACCCTGAACCGCTTTGCCCACCTGCCCGACGAGCCCTGCCATACGGTGGACCTGCGCGAGGCGGCGGCCCTGGCCCTGGGGCTGCACCGCCGCCAGGCGGCCCAGGCCCGGGTGGAGCTGGCCCTGGCCCCGGGCGACCCCGTGCCGCTGGCCACGCGGCCCTTCCTGCTGGCCGGCGCGCTGCACCTGTGCCTGTGCGCCGTGCTTGAGGCCGGGGCCGGGCCGGTGGCGGTGGACGCCGCCGCGGCGCCCGGGGGCGGCGAGGTGATTTTCACGGGGGCCGGGCCGGGCGTGGCCCTGCCCGCAGGCCCCGAGGCTGACGCCCTGCTGGCGGCCCTGGACGCACGGTGCGCCCTCGAGGGCGGCGCCCTGCGCCTGACCCTGGCCCGGCTGTCCGCCATCCACTGA
- a CDS encoding response regulator produces the protein MSKKVLLVDDEKDFLDTLSERMKGRGLDVTASADPGQALELARTAPVDVIVLDLKMPGMDGIEFLRAIKQDRPELQVILLTGHASVDKGIQAVRLGALDVLEKPANFGTLMERIERASAKKLVLLEKQDQEKIQEIITERGW, from the coding sequence ATGAGCAAGAAGGTGCTGCTTGTCGATGACGAGAAGGATTTCCTGGACACCCTGTCCGAACGCATGAAGGGCCGGGGGCTGGACGTGACCGCCTCCGCCGACCCGGGGCAGGCCCTGGAGCTGGCCCGCACGGCCCCGGTGGACGTCATCGTCCTGGACCTCAAGATGCCCGGCATGGACGGCATCGAATTCCTGCGGGCCATCAAGCAGGACCGCCCGGAGTTGCAGGTCATCCTGCTCACGGGCCACGCTTCGGTGGACAAGGGCATCCAGGCCGTGCGCCTGGGCGCGCTGGACGTGCTGGAAAAGCCCGCCAACTTCGGGACGCTCATGGAGCGCATCGAGCGGGCCAGCGCCAAGAAGCTCGTGCTGCTGGAAAAGCAGGATCAGGAGAAGATCCAGGAGATCATCACCGAGCGCGGCTGGTAG